The DNA region CTGCTGGTGGCGACGCAGGACGTGCCTTACGCGGAGGCCGCGGCGCTGCTGGGGATTCCGGTGGGCACGCTGAAGTGGCGCGTGAGCGACGCGCGGCGCATGCTGCGCGAGCGAATGGGACGGTAGGAAGACGGCCTTCGTGATTCCGCCTCCGCCGAGGCTACGGCGGACAAGTCGGCCGTCGGCCTTCGGAAGGACACGTCGGTTCGTAGCCGTCGACCTTCAGGTCGACGGACAGCTCGGCGCACAGGACACGATGAACGCACACGACGACGAACGCATCGACGCCGCCCTCGAGGCGCTGGCCCGGCCGGAACCGCCGGCCGACCACGTGGCGCGCGTGCTGGCGCGAACGGGTTCCGCGGCAGGCGACGGGCTGCAGCCTGCGGGCTACCTGAAGCCCCGGTGGGTGCTACCGGTCGCGGCCACGGTACTCGTGGCGCTGGGTGCGACGTGGCAGGTCGGCAGGCTGTCGGTCGCCATGCCGGGCGTCGAGGTGGCCAGCGCGCCGGCGTGGGGCACGCCGCAGGAGGTCGATCGCCCCGTGCTGCCGCCGCAGGCCTATTGGGGGATGGACGCGTTCGAGGAGTGGGCCAGCCTGAGGCCGGGAGTCGGGAGTCGGGAGTCGGGAGTCGGGCGCAGCACGCCGGGCTCCGGGCTTCGGGCAGCGGGCACCGGGGCAACGGCGGGCACCGGGCACCGGGCAGCGGGCACCGGGGCATCACCGGGCACCGGGCGGCGGGCACCGGGCACCGGGAGGACGGCGGGCGCCGGAAGCGTGGCGGCGCCGCAGATGGCGTGGGTGCCGGTGCCATCGGGGCTGCCGCCGATCGAGCTCGAGCCGATCGCGCCGGCCCCCATCGAGATCGCGCCGGTCGCGGCGCTGGAAGACATCACCGTTACGGACATCACCCTGGCGCCGATCGTCGTCGCGCCGGTGGACGAACAGGAGAAGCCATGAAGACGCTGTCACTCGTTCTGCTGATCACCGCCCTCGGCACGCCCGTCCTCGCGCAGGACGCTCCGCATTTGGCCCCCCCGGCCATGATGTACGTGAACGTGCCCGACACACCGCAGGCGGCACAGCCCGCGCCGCCGCGCGCGCCGCAGCCGGCCCAGCCACCGCAGGGAGGGGAGAAGTTCGATATGCCGGTTCCGCCTCCGGCGCCGCCCCCGTCCGCGGAGAGGCGCCCGCTGCCGACGCGCAACGTGAAGGTGGACGTGACGATCACCGAGCAGAGCGGCACGTCGGCGCCGGTCAAGAAGGTCGTGGCGATGGTTGTCGCCGACGGCCGATCGGGAGGAGTGCGGGCGATCACGACCGTGCCCGTCTACACGGGCAACACGCGCGACCTTCCGCTGAACGTGGACGCCACCGTGACGGTGACACCCGAGCAGCGCGTGTTGCTGGAACTCCGATTCAACTACTCGAGCATGGCGATCATGGCGCCGGAGCTTCCGAAGGGGTTCGCCGCGACCAACGAGGCCGAGCGCCTTCAGAGCGCACCTCGCCCCTCTCAGGTGAACATCGTGGAAACCGTGACGGCGCTGTTGACCCCAGGCACACCCACGGTGGTCGCCCGCTCTGCGGATGCCGCCACCGACCGCACCGTGACCGTCGAGGTGAAGGCGGAGATTCTGAAGTAACCGGGCAGCGGGCACCGGCCACCGGGCACCGCCCGCTGTCGCCCGACGACCATCCGTAGCCGCCGGCCATGGCCGGCGGTCCCCCGCCTCATCGACAACTGCATCTCGCGGGAGGATGACTGCCCGTCGCGCGAGCGCGACGGCTACGAACGGGCTGCCGCTGGCGCGTCGACATGAATGTCGACGCCTACGCCTGCAATGCCGTCAGTCGGAAGCCGCGAGCCGTGAGCCATGGGCAAGCTCTCTGAGCCTTGAGCCCTGAGCCCTGAGCCTTGAGCCGTCCTTCCGAGCCTTGAGCCGTATTACCCTGTCGCCCATGACCAAGGGACGTCTGGCGGCGTACTTCGCGGGCACGGCCGTGGTGGCCGCGCTCATCGGGTTCCTGTTCGGGTACTACCAGGCGTATCCGGCGCAGCACCAGGCCAACCGCGCGATGTTGCGCCTGCGGCTGTCCGAGGCCCGCGCGCGCACGCAGGACGCGCGCATCGCGCTCGCCCGCAGCAATTACGGCAACGCCCGCACGCACGTCGAGGAAGCCATGCGGTTGCTCGACGCCTTCAAGGCCAACAGCCAGCGCGACCTGCCGCCCACCGAGAGCGGCAAGGTGGACCAGGCGCGGGCCCTGCTGCAGGAGGCGTTGTCGCTCGCCCCGAGCATGCCCACGGCGCCCACCGCTGATCCGGCCACGCCTCGCCCTGAAGCCCAGGCCGACGACAAGGCCGCGCAGGCCGCGAACCTGTTGGGTGAGGTGTATCGGGCGACGCCGGAACCGTAATCCGACGGCCTTGGGCCTTGGGCCTTGGGCCTTGGGCCTTGGGAATTGGGCCTTGGGAATTGGGCCTTGGGCCTTGGGAACTGAGCCTTGGAGCGTCGACCGAGGTCGACGCCTACGGCACCTACGGCACGAGACCAGAGAACCAACGGCGCGGTCGGAGACCGCGCCCTACCTCGGCGCACGAAGGCCGAAGGCCCAATGCCGAAGGCCGACCAGAGGTCGCGTCAGTACACGAGCGCGACCTGGAGATCTCCCACGTTGGTGTCGGTCGGCCCCGTGCGTGTGAGAGTGCCGAGCCGACGATGCAACTCGTACGCATCGTTGTCGGCGAGGTACCGGTCGACACGCACGCCGAGCGCGTCGGCCGTCGACTGCGTGTGCGGGTCGGCCCAGGCGCCGGCCGCATCGGTGGGGCCGTCGATGCCGTCGGTGCCGACACTGGCGAGCAGCATCGGACGGGGGGCCCGTGACAGCGCGTCGAACGCCCCCGCCACGAACTCCTGGTTGCGGCCGCCGCGCCCCTTCCCCGTCACCGTCACCGTCGTCTCGCCGCTGCTGATCACGCACACGGGTGCCGTTCGACCATCCGCGGCCCCGAGCACCGCGGCAACGTGCGAGGCCCCCGCGTGGCGCGCCTCGCCGAGCACCGGCGGCGCCAGCACCACGACGTCGTAGCCGCGGCGTCGCGCATCCTCGGCAGCACCGGCCATCGCCATGTGGCGCGTGCCAATCAGCGTGTAGCGACTGCGCCGCATCGACTCGTCGCCGGGCTTGGGCGATTCTGGCACCTCGCCCCGGACACCACGCTGCAGCCAGGCGCGCACCGAGGCCGGCACGCTGTCGCGCGCCGCCACCCCGTCGACGATGCGCCAGGCGTCGGCGAAGGTCGACGGATCGGGCACGGTCGGCCCCGACCCGATGACGCTGGGATCGTCCTCGAGCGGCGCGACCACGTCCGAGATCGCCAGCGTCACCGTCTCGCCCGCGCAGGCCGCCGCGAGGCGTCCGCCCTTGATGCGCGACAGGTGCTTGCGCACGCAGTTGAGCTCGTCGATGGCGCGGCCGTCGTGCATCAGCGCGCGGGTGACCTGCTGTTTCTCGCCGAGCGTGACGCCCTCGACGGGCCGACACAGGAGCGACGATGCCCCGCCCGACAGCAGCACCACGAGGCGCCCCTCGGCCGGCACCGCACGGACCGCGGCCAGGACGGCGTCGGCCGCCGCGACGCTCTCGGCGGTGGGGGTCGGGTGCCCGCCGGTGTACCACTCCACGTCATCGGGGACGCGCTGGCGGTCGTGGGTGCCCACGCCGATGGCTCGCATCGGGAGTTCGGGCACGAGCGCGTACCAGCGCTCGAGCATGGCGGCTGACGCCTTGCCGGCGGCCACGAGCGTGTACGGACGGCCAGCGGCGACAGGCGCGTCGGCGCCAGCGAGCGCGCGACGCAGCAGCGTGGAGGCGGAAACGGACGCGAGCGCGGCCGCGGTGATCGCCGCCAGATCGTCGCGCGCGCGCGACGGCAGCATCAGTGGAGGCAGCGGCCGTCCACCCAGGCCCGTGCGGCGGCGACGTGGCTGAAGGAATCGAGGATGCCGCTCACCACCTGATCGGCGCGGCCCTGACGGCAGAGCACCTCGAGCTGGTCCATCACGCGGTCGAGCGCGACCTCGACGCCCTGCACCGTGGCCTGCGAGTAGCAGTCACGCTGACGCTCCAGCTGATGATGGCAGCGCTGGAGTTCCTCGCGATAGAACTCCGCGAGCCTGGACACACGAAGGATCTGTTCCACGTCGGTCGGGGTGTGTCGGAGTGACACTTCCCACTCTATCCACCGGCCGCGTGAGGTGTCAACGATCGACCTGCCGCGAGCCCACCCACCCGGCGAGCCCACCGGCCAGAATGGCGACCGATGCAAGCGTAAGCAGGTACTGCCACGACAGGAACGGCGCGGCGGTCACCTCCAGGGCGCGCGCCCAGGCCGCCGCCGGCCCCTGCAGTACCGCCCACACCGCGACGCGCAGCAGCACGAATGCCACCGCCGTTCCGGTGGCCGCCTGCAGCAGGCCCTCGGCCACGAAGGGCCCGCTGATGGCGCGTGTCGGCGCCCCGATCAGCCCGAGCACGGCGATCTCCTCGCGTCGCGCGTAGTACCCGAGCCGCAGCACGGCCGCGACCGCGGCGAACGCGGCGATGGCGAGCAGCGTGGCGAGCGCCGTCACGACCCGCCGCACGGTCGTCACCGTGACGAGCACGCGGCGCAACACCTCGCGGTCGTAGATCACGTCCTCGACGCCGGGCGCCGCACGCAACCGCGCGACGAGCGCCTCCACCTGTGCCTCGGTGGCCGTCGGCGCGAGGCGGGCCTCGACGACCGCCCCGAAGGGCCGCTCGGGCAGCGCGGTGATCACGTCGGCAAGGTCGGGGAAGTCCGCGGTCACCCGCGCGGTCGCCTGCGCCTCGTCGAGGACCTCCGCCGACGCCACGGCCGCATCGGCGCGCGTCAGCTGCGCCGCCGCGTCGCGCTCGGTCGTCGAGGCCTCGCGCGCCAGGTAGACCGAGAGTTCGGCGGCCTGCGTCATGCGCGTGGTGACGTCGCGCAGCGCCTCCGACGCGCCGAGTGCCGCGCCGACGACGAACACGGCCGCGGCGATCAGCGCCGTGGAGAGCAGCGCCACGCGCCAGCGGCGCCGGATGGCGATCCACGCCTCGTCGAGGCAGTACCGGACGAACCCGACGGGGTTGGCGTCCTCGTGGCGACGCGCGCTCATGCCGGCCTCCGGTCGCCGACCACCTGCCCGCGGTCGAGCTGCACGACGCGGCGATTCACGTAGTCGATGATGTCCTGGTCGTGGGTGGCCATCACCACCGTGGTGCCCGACGCGTTGATGGCGCGGAACACGTCCATCACCTCGAGCGACAACGCCCGATCGAGGTTGCCGGTCGGCTCGTCGGCCAGCAGGATGGCCGGCTCGTTCATGAGCGCACGCGCGATGGCCACCCGCTGCTGCTCGCCGCCCGACAACTGCAACGGGAACGACTCCATGCGGTGCTGCAGGCCCACCTGCTGGAGGAGCGCCGAGGCGCGGCGCCACTGGTGCGCCCGCGACTGCCCCATCACGCGCGCCACCGTCGCGACGTTCTCGAAGATCGTCCGCTCGGGCAGCAGCCGGAAGTCCTGGAACACGAAGCCCACGGTGCGGCGATAGGCCTGTCGAGCCTCGCGCCCGAGGGTCGCCAGGTCGGTGCCCGCGACCAGCACCTGCCCCGAGGAGGCGACCTCCTCGCGCAGCAGCAACCGGAGCAGCGTCGACTTGCCGGCGCCGCTCGGCCCTGCCAGGCACACGAACTCGCCCTTGCCGATCTCCAGCGAGACGTCGCGCAACGCGTCGGCGTCCGGCCCGTACGACTTGGTGACTGCCGACAGCGTGATCACGTGCGTGGCGCTCCGGGGCGGGACTCGATCAGTTCGACGCGCACGCGGCCGAAGCCGGCCGCGACGTCGATGCGCAGCGGCAGGCGCCGCTCGTCGGCGCTCAGCCAGAGGTCGATGGCCGGCGGCGCGCGCCGCTGCACGCGCTGCACCAGTGCCGGGCGCATGTGCAGGGCCGGCACGCGCTGGCCCCGCCACTCGATCGTCTCGGCCTGCAGCGGTCCCGACTGCAGCGTCAGGTTGCGGCCCATGTCGTTGACCGGCACGGCGACCTCGGCGCCCGCGGCGAGGGCGAGCGTGCGCACCAGCAGCAACGCGGCAATCGGATCGCGGGCATCGGTCGGCGCGCGGAACCCGGGTCCGGCGTCGACCGAGGCCGCCTCCGGCGGCACCACGCGGACCACGCCGCCGGCGCCATCGTGGTAGACGGACTGGTCCACCTGCCGGCGGCCCTCGCGGATCTCGCGCAGGTGGACGATGGGCCGGAACTGGTCGTCGGTGTAGGTGCGGAACACGTCCCTGGCCTCGAAGAACCGGGCCACCCACGGCGCGGTCTCGAGCGACACGCGCGCTTCGTAGCGGATCCGGGCGCGATCGGCCTGCGGCAGCCACCGCGGCAGCCGCACGTCGGCGCCACTGGCCGACAGCACGGCAATCTCGATCGTGCCGGCCGACACCTGCGTGCCAGCGCCGTCCCAGAACACGTCGTAGCGGCTCACCTCCCCCGGCGCGAAGCCGGGAGTTCCCGGTGCGGGCGCCGCGACGGTGGCCGGCGCGCCCACCGCGGCCAGGAGCGTCGCCTCGTCGGCGAGTTCGTAGATCACCTCGTCGTGGCCCTCGTCACCGGGCACGCGTGCGCGACGCGTGAGCGGCCAGGCGTCCTGCAGGCCGTCCTGCCCCGCCACGACGAAACGGACGCCGAGGTCGTGCAGGGTCCAGATCGCGTCGGCCGATGGGAACGTCGCGAGCGCACCGGCGACGGCCCCCGCAAAGGCCGGGCGCTGCCCGCTGTAGCCGTTGACGATCGGCCGCCCGTGCACGAGCGTGCCGAGCATCAGCGGCGTGGCGGCGCGGTCCTCTGGCTGTGGAAGGAACGCCACCGGACCTGGCCCGTCGGCATCGCGCAACCAGGCGCTCACCGGCGTGACCAGCGAGGGCGCAGGCACGTACGGGATGCGCCACGCCAGGCCCTCGACGACCACGATCGCCGCGAGGCCGAGCACGAGCGGCCGCAGTGTCGAACGCGTCTCGCGCCGCCACCACGTCACCGCGAAGCCCGCTGCGGCGGCGACGCCGAAGGCCAGCAGCACGCCGAAGCGGGCCGGCGCACGCACGCCCTGGAAGCCGAAGACCCAGCGGTGCGCGAACGCATACACGGGACGTACGCCGTCGGGGCCGAGCGCGAGCACCACGCCGGCCAGCGCCACTGCCGCCCATGTCCACAGCAGCGGCTGGCGACGGGAGCGCGCCAGGGCCGCGACCGCGAGCAACGCCAGCAGCGACGCGCCCCAGCCGGGATGCAGGCCATCCTCCTCGGTGCGGCCGATCGGCGCCAGCGCCACGGGCCGCCACGGCGGCTCGCTCACCAGGCTCAGCGGCGTCGCGGCGTGACGACTCGCCTCGTCCATGGTGCGGACGAAGCCTTCACGCTGCTGCACCTGCAGGTATGGCACGAGCACCGGCCCCACCAGCGCAGTCGCCACGACGCCGCCCACCAGCAGCGGCGCGAGCAGCCGCCCGAGCGACACGCGCCCGGCGCCGGCCACGAGCGCAAGCCCGCCGATCGCGAGCGCCACGAGGCCGATCACCGCGTAGTACACCGAGGACAGGGCGCCGAGACCGTACCAGAGCCCGAGCCACGCGCCGTCCTGCCAGCGCCGACGCGCCACCACCCGGTGCAGCGCGCCGAACGCGAGCGGCAGGAAGTAGAGCGCCTGCAGTTGCAGGTGCAGCACGTGCGAGAAGCGGTACGCGCAGAATCCCCACGCGATCCCGCCCACCAGCGGCCCCATCCCATCGTCGAGCACCTGGCGGAGGTACCACCACATCGCCCACGCGCTGGCGGCAATCGACGCGATGAACACGACGTTGTAGCAGAGCAGCGGGTCGCGCCACACCGCATAGACCGGCGACACCAGCAGGGCCTGCAGCAGCAGGTGATCGGTGAACGCGAGCGCCTGCCGGGCGGGATGGAAGATCGGCGCGTCGAACACGCGCCCGTCGAGCCAGGACCCGGGCGATGCGAACAACTGCCGCAGGTCCCACCCGAGCGTGAACAGGTTCAGGTACGGATCGCCGGCGCCCTGCGGCGCCCCCAAAAGCGTGCGCGGGCGCCACGCGAGTGGCCACGTCGCGACGACCGCCGCCAGGGCGTACAGCGCGAGCGCCACGCCGCGCTCTCGCCAGCCCGGGCGCCCCGTGTCAGGCGTCGAGCTGACGCTGGAGGAGGGCATGCACCACTTTCGGGTTGGCCGTGCCACGCGTGAGCTTCATCACCTGCCCCACCAGCGCGCCGATGGCCTGCACGCGGCCGGCCTTGTAGCTGGCCACGGCGTCGGGATTGGCCGCGATCACCGTCGCGATGTGCGCCAGCAGCGCCGATTCGTCGCCCACCTGCTTCAGGCCCTCGCGCTCGACGATCACCGGGGCCGCCTCGCCGCTGGTCCACATCGCCTCGAAGACCTGCTTGGCCGCGGCGCTGCTGATGGTGCCCTCGTCGACCAGACGAATCAGCTCGGCGAGCCGTCCAGCCGGCACCGGCGCATCGCCGATCGCCACGTTCTCGTCCTTGAGCTTCCGGAGCACCTCGCCCATCACCCAGTTGGAGGCGAGCTTGGCCGGCGCCGCGGCGGCCACCTGCTCGAAGTAGGCGGCAACGGCGACATCCTGGGTGAGCACGCCCGCGTCGTAGGCCGGCAGCCCGTACTGATCGACGAACCGGGCGCGGCGCGCGTGCGGCAGTTCGGGCAGCGACGCGCGGACGCGGTCGACCTGGCCCGGCGCCAGCACCAGCAGCGGCAGGTCCGGCTCCGGGAAGTAGCGGTAGTCGTGCGCCTCTTCCTTGCTCCGCATCGAGAACGTCCGCCCCGAGTCAGGGTCGAACAGGCGCGTCTCCTGCGTGATCGTGCCGCCCTCGGCGATCACCGCCGACTGTCGCGCGATCTCGTACTCGATGGCCTTCTGCAGGAACCGGAACGAGTTGACGTTCTTGATCTCGACCTTGGTGCCGAACGCCGCCTGGCCGACGGGACGCACCGAGACGTTGGCGTCGCACCGCAGGCTGCCCTCCTCGAGGTTGCCGTCGTTGACGCCGATCGCCACCAGCACGTCGCGGATGTGCGTGAAGTACGCGGCCGCGGCCGCCGCCGTGCGCAGGTCGGGCTCCGACACGATCTCGATGAGCGGCGTGCCGGCACGATTGAGGTCGATGCCGGTGAGGTTCGGGTCGCCCGTCCCCTCGTGCAGCGACTTGCCGGCGTCCTCCTCCATGTGGATGCGCGTGATGCCGACGCGCACCGCCTCGCCGTCCACCTCGAGGTC from Luteitalea sp. TBR-22 includes:
- a CDS encoding glycerate kinase — translated: MLPSRARDDLAAITAAALASVSASTLLRRALAGADAPVAAGRPYTLVAAGKASAAMLERWYALVPELPMRAIGVGTHDRQRVPDDVEWYTGGHPTPTAESVAAADAVLAAVRAVPAEGRLVVLLSGGASSLLCRPVEGVTLGEKQQVTRALMHDGRAIDELNCVRKHLSRIKGGRLAAACAGETVTLAISDVVAPLEDDPSVIGSGPTVPDPSTFADAWRIVDGVAARDSVPASVRAWLQRGVRGEVPESPKPGDESMRRSRYTLIGTRHMAMAGAAEDARRRGYDVVVLAPPVLGEARHAGASHVAAVLGAADGRTAPVCVISSGETTVTVTGKGRGGRNQEFVAGAFDALSRAPRPMLLASVGTDGIDGPTDAAGAWADPHTQSTADALGVRVDRYLADNDAYELHRRLGTLTRTGPTDTNVGDLQVALVY
- the gatB gene encoding Asp-tRNA(Asn)/Glu-tRNA(Gln) amidotransferase subunit GatB produces the protein MHFEPVIGLEVHAQLQTRTKIFCGCTPAFGAPPNTHTCPVCLGMPGALPVLNADAVDKAIAAALALGCTVHEVSEFARKNYFYPDLPKGYQISQFDRPIATGGHVDLEVDGEAVRVGITRIHMEEDAGKSLHEGTGDPNLTGIDLNRAGTPLIEIVSEPDLRTAAAAAAYFTHIRDVLVAIGVNDGNLEEGSLRCDANVSVRPVGQAAFGTKVEIKNVNSFRFLQKAIEYEIARQSAVIAEGGTITQETRLFDPDSGRTFSMRSKEEAHDYRYFPEPDLPLLVLAPGQVDRVRASLPELPHARRARFVDQYGLPAYDAGVLTQDVAVAAYFEQVAAAAPAKLASNWVMGEVLRKLKDENVAIGDAPVPAGRLAELIRLVDEGTISSAAAKQVFEAMWTSGEAAPVIVEREGLKQVGDESALLAHIATVIAANPDAVASYKAGRVQAIGALVGQVMKLTRGTANPKVVHALLQRQLDA
- a CDS encoding ABC transporter permease is translated as MSARRHEDANPVGFVRYCLDEAWIAIRRRWRVALLSTALIAAAVFVVGAALGASEALRDVTTRMTQAAELSVYLAREASTTERDAAAQLTRADAAVASAEVLDEAQATARVTADFPDLADVITALPERPFGAVVEARLAPTATEAQVEALVARLRAAPGVEDVIYDREVLRRVLVTVTTVRRVVTALATLLAIAAFAAVAAVLRLGYYARREEIAVLGLIGAPTRAISGPFVAEGLLQAATGTAVAFVLLRVAVWAVLQGPAAAWARALEVTAAPFLSWQYLLTLASVAILAGGLAGWVGSRQVDR
- a CDS encoding DUF3108 domain-containing protein; protein product: MPSSSVSSTPDTGRPGWRERGVALALYALAAVVATWPLAWRPRTLLGAPQGAGDPYLNLFTLGWDLRQLFASPGSWLDGRVFDAPIFHPARQALAFTDHLLLQALLVSPVYAVWRDPLLCYNVVFIASIAASAWAMWWYLRQVLDDGMGPLVGGIAWGFCAYRFSHVLHLQLQALYFLPLAFGALHRVVARRRWQDGAWLGLWYGLGALSSVYYAVIGLVALAIGGLALVAGAGRVSLGRLLAPLLVGGVVATALVGPVLVPYLQVQQREGFVRTMDEASRHAATPLSLVSEPPWRPVALAPIGRTEEDGLHPGWGASLLALLAVAALARSRRQPLLWTWAAVALAGVVLALGPDGVRPVYAFAHRWVFGFQGVRAPARFGVLLAFGVAAAAGFAVTWWRRETRSTLRPLVLGLAAIVVVEGLAWRIPYVPAPSLVTPVSAWLRDADGPGPVAFLPQPEDRAATPLMLGTLVHGRPIVNGYSGQRPAFAGAVAGALATFPSADAIWTLHDLGVRFVVAGQDGLQDAWPLTRRARVPGDEGHDEVIYELADEATLLAAVGAPATVAAPAPGTPGFAPGEVSRYDVFWDGAGTQVSAGTIEIAVLSASGADVRLPRWLPQADRARIRYEARVSLETAPWVARFFEARDVFRTYTDDQFRPIVHLREIREGRRQVDQSVYHDGAGGVVRVVPPEAASVDAGPGFRAPTDARDPIAALLLVRTLALAAGAEVAVPVNDMGRNLTLQSGPLQAETIEWRGQRVPALHMRPALVQRVQRRAPPAIDLWLSADERRLPLRIDVAAGFGRVRVELIESRPGAPRT
- the ftsE gene encoding cell division ATP-binding protein FtsE, which gives rise to MITLSAVTKSYGPDADALRDVSLEIGKGEFVCLAGPSGAGKSTLLRLLLREEVASSGQVLVAGTDLATLGREARQAYRRTVGFVFQDFRLLPERTIFENVATVARVMGQSRAHQWRRASALLQQVGLQHRMESFPLQLSGGEQQRVAIARALMNEPAILLADEPTGNLDRALSLEVMDVFRAINASGTTVVMATHDQDIIDYVNRRVVQLDRGQVVGDRRPA